A section of the Thermomicrobiales bacterium genome encodes:
- a CDS encoding type Z 30S ribosomal protein S14: MAKKSQMVRASRPAKYAVRHHNRCKLCGRPRAYIRKFGVCRICFRELASQGKLPGVTKSSW, from the coding sequence ATGGCGAAAAAGTCACAGATGGTCCGCGCGAGCCGGCCTGCCAAGTACGCGGTACGACATCACAACCGCTGCAAGCTGTGCGGGCGACCGCGCGCATATATTCGGAAGTTTGGTGTGTGCCGCATCTGCTTCCGCGAACTGGCGTCGCAGGGCAAGCTCCCTGGCGTCACGAAGTCGAGCTGGTAG